The Thalassotalea sediminis genome includes the window TGGTTATCTTTTAATGAAAAGCTAGGATCAGCTCCTTTAGGGTTGATGACATAATTCTCTGGTGTTGGCAGTGATTTTAAAATGGGCTTGGTATCTTGCCAGCCACTTGCTTTACTGCGCAAAAAAGCAGTGATATTGTCGATTTCTTGGTCTGTTAAAACGCCTTGATATGCTTTCATCGGCGTATTTTGTCTGCCGTGCCTAATGGCATATCGAATGAATTCATCCGTGTTATGTGCCAATGCTGAAGGGTTACCGAGTGCAGGGGCGGTAATACCTTCGCCGTTTTTACCATGGCAGGTAGCACATTCTTTTTGATAACTTTGAGCGCCTTTTTGAATATCTCCATGTACGGGGTTGGTCGAAAGCTTTATACGATCTACACCAGCTTGTTCGAAGAGCCAATAGGTTAAATTCCAAGTTTCCGCCAACGTCATTGGACCGCCAACCTCGTCTAGGTAGCCGCCCATCGGGGTACCTGTTCTACCATAAGACATAGGCCTTAAAATCGCATGTGGTACACCTGATTGAAACAAACTTGCACTTTTTAATGATGGGGCGTGGTCGTTTACATGCCCTTGTCTTTCTTTTCCATGACAAAGCGAACAGTACTTTTGATAGTTTTGCTCAGCAACTTTCGCTTGTTCTGGTGTAAGCTTTCGTGGTGGAGGCATGGTTTCATAATCTTGCGCAATAACAGTAAGGGATCCCAAAATTACAGATAAGCTTATAAGTGTCGTGAGTAATTTAATCATAAGAAAGAATTCCTTTTGTTCTGTTATTTTGTGTGCTGTTCATTCAAGCAAAATATAAGGTGCGTTGATCATATAGTACAGTCAATTAGGCGCAAATAAATGTAACAAAGTTATCATGACTAAGATTAAGGATGTGTTTAAGCATTGAATGAATTAGTCAGAAATATTGTTTTTTACAGTGCTAATATGCACTTATCAAACATAACTGTTTGTGATGTTATCGTTTATTTAAATATGAAGTCATTACAATAACAAGCCTCGAAGGAAAATTTCTACTCATTTGCTGTTTGAGTCGCTTATGGAGGGTGATAATTGTCATGCTTTCGGTATAATCGCGTCAACGCAGTAAAAAGTTGAATATATTATGCAAAACGAAAAGGCTTACGCTATAGGCACACCCGGTAAAAAATGGGGTGAAGAAGAAAAACTACAATGGCAAAAATTACAAACAATAAAGCGTAGTTATCAGCAAGAAGTTGTCAGTAAAATTGAACAATTAGGTGAAAAATTCAACATTACGCAATATGGGGCGTTGTCATTTGATGAACAGAGATATCCTTTATTTGCGCTAACCTCGCAACACTTTGATGATTGTAAACCAACGGTACTCGTAACAGGTGGTGTGCATGGCTATGAAACTAGCGGTGTGCATGGTGCATTATTATTTGCACAGCAATTTGCAGATAAATATCAAGATAAAGTTAATTTTGTTATTGCTCCTTGCCTCAGCCCTTGGGGCTATGAAACGATTAATCGGTGGAACCCATTAGCAATCGATCCTAATCGCTCATTTTATGCTAACAGTCCTGCTCAAGAGTCAGCAAAATTAATGATGTTTGTTGAAAGTTTGGGTACGCGTTTACTGGCGCATTTTGATTTGCATGAAACAACAGACTCCGATAATACTGAATTTAGGCCTGCACTAGCAGCGAGAGATGCTGAAACGCACGATAACTGGAATATTCCCGATGGTTTTTATTTAGTAGCAAACTCCGCAAAGGCTGAACCAGACTTTCAAAAGGCTATTATCGAAGCAGTATCTAAAGTAACGCATATTGCCCCTGCAGATGATAATAACCAATTAATAGGTGTACCTTTATCACAAAAAGGTGTAATAAATTATGATGCGACGCCGTTAGGGCTATGTATGGGGTTTAGTGATGCAACGTATGTAACGACCACAGAAGTTTACCCTGACAGCCCTAAAGTAGATGCTGATAATTGCAATTTGGCCCAAGCAACGGTTATTACAGCTGGGTTAGATTACATACTAATGCAATAGTATTCATGGTGAAAAGAAGCGTTGTTTTTCAATCTTCTTTCTAAGTAAATTTAAGGAACAATAGCATGCCAAAGGCAAGTGAAGTAAAGAAAAACCAAGCCATAGAACACAATGGCGGTGTTTACATTATTAAAGATATCGAACGTTCAGTTCCGCAGGGAAGAGCTGGTGGTAGTTTATACCGTATGCGTATGTATGACGTCGTTACTGGCGGCAAAGTAGATGAAACATTTAAAGATGTTGATATGCTTAACTACGCTGATTTGATCCGTAGGCCGGTAATGTTTTCATACATCGATGGCGAAGAATATGTTTTTATGGATAATGAAGACTATACGCCATACAACCTCAACAAAGATAACATTGCCGATGAGGTGTTATTTATTAACGAAGCAACACCAGGTATTCAAGTGATACTAGTCGATGGTGCGCCAGTAGGTTTGGATTTACCTACAAGTGTTGAGCTAGAAGTAGTAGAAACGGATCCTTCCATTAAAGGAGCGTCGGCAACGTCGAGAAACAAACCTGCCACATTATCAACAGGGCTTATTATTCAAGTACCTGAACACATATCTACAGGTGATGTAGTTAAAATAAATACCGAAGAAAAGAAATTTATGGGGCGTGGTGATAAATAACTCTGGTTTACACTAAACGTTTAGAGCAATGTTACCTCGATTAACTGTTCTTAACGTGTGAAGTTATATCGCACGTACATTGTGTTGTCGGTTTTGGTAATATTGGACCTATGTTTGTCATCATCTAAGTCTGTATCGCAAGCCTTAAACTATTACCACGCAGTTTATGTTGTAGCTCATTTAGTGATATGTATTATGTCTATTAGTACAAAGCGCCTTGTAAAAACAAAGCGCTTTTTACTAGTTTTTACACGCTGAACGTTAGCATGCTTTATTTTGATGTATCAGACGTCTATATAGTGTTATATAGCAACACATTGCTAATAATAACCATGTTGCAGGTTCATGTACTGAGGTGACTAGTTCGGTATCGTTGATATCAAATTGCCTTACTGCACTAATATCAAAAGTAGCACTAAAATCGCTAAGTGCGGTGAAGTCGGCAATACCTAGTTTAAATGCGGGTAATGGAACTTCAGAAGCGTCAAACCACCAAATTGCAATGGATAATACATTGTCATGTTTTACTGCTATGTCGGTAAATAGCGCACCGAATGCGGGAAATGGTGGAGCAATAACAGCTGCATCAAAAGTAAAGTCGTTAAATGACAGCAACGTGTTATCAAATATAATATCTACTTCTAATGTTGCGGTATCCTCATGCAAACTTTCTGCAGTTAACGATAAATACACGTTGTCATTTTCGTTATATTGCGTGTTTTCTGTGTCTAGTGTAATAAATCCTGCGTGAGCTTTGATTGATAGCAATAAGCAAAGTGCAATTAAAATATTTTTCATGTTTGTGTCCTTTATTGTTATTCAGTTGCGCATCGAGTGCGGGTACAAAGTTTCATGTAGCCGCGAATATCGCGACGTGATAGTTGCTTATCACCATTAAAGTCATAGGCAAGGTCGGTTAGTTCACCAGAGGAAATAAGCGTTAAGAAGAGGTTTAGATCTAAATTGTCTATATCGCCGTCTTGGTCTAAGTCTCCAAATAGTGTTGAAAGCGACATTTCTATCACTATTGGGTCATGATCTGATGAGCGATATACATCAGGTGCATAATATTTTGTATGATGCACAGGTGTTTGATGCGCCATACTGTAATCAAGTACTCGAGGTTCGTCTGCATTTATTGGCCAAGCGACAATATCAACGACTTGTTTTGTTAACGTAGCGTTGGCTAGCGCATGATCTAACTGTCCAAGTTGACCATTAAATATGTAACTGTAGTTATTTGATTTACCTAGGGACGTGAATAAATCATTAAAACCATTTTGGGAAAAAGTTGTAATGGGATCTTCTTTTAAATAGGCATTTAAATCACCTATGACTAATATTGCTTTATCCGTATATTCTTGATTTAAAAATTGTGACACAGCACTTGCGGCACGTGTTCTCGTTAGGTTGCAATTACCTTGACCATCATTTTTGTCAAAGTCGCCTAAGCTATCACAGTTACTGCCTTTGGATTTTAGGTGGTTAACGGCAACGACAATTTCGCTATTTGATGACTTATGTGAGAACAATTGCGTTAGCATCGGTCTGTTTTTAGTGTCGAGAAATAGCACGTTTCCTTGTTTATCAAGCGCAGAGTTTGCGCTGTTGAGTACTTTTGCTGGTGCTGACGGTGAAACCGTAGCGACTTTGTAAAGTATACCTACAGCTATCGCATCATTTCCCATTTCACTGCGTTTTGGGATAATAAACTGATATTCTGGGTTGTTAAGATAATCATTTAACCCTTGGGTTAGATCAGCAATGGCAGCTTTCTCGTTATAGCCATCATTTTCAATTTCCATCAAGCCTACAATATCTGCATCTAACGCCGCAATTGCCGCAATAACTTTCTGGCGTTGTCGCTCAAATTCCAGCTCATTTTTAGCACCTCGGGCAGTTGGAAAACCTCCGCCTTCACCGTCACCATTAAAGTAGTTAAGGACATTAAAACTAGCTACTCTCAGGTTTCCAAGCGTTTCTATATTTGGCATCGCTTGACGGGCATTAGTTGGCTGGGTGTTTAATGGTACTGTCGACAATATTTGATAATCACCAAAATGATAAGACAATATTCCATCAATTAATGTTACCGTATCGCCGCTGCGCAATGAGTTTATAGTGGTTAATTCAGGTGCGGGTGCTGGTAAGTATTCAGGGTTTTGAACAGTCTCACCATCATCGATAACGATAGACATATTCGCATTTTGGTTTGCTAACTGATTTGCAGCCTCACCAGGGGATGCAATCTGTGTAGGTGTAAATAAACGTTCAGGGGCTACTTCAAATTGTCCATATCTACCGTAATTGTATGTATCTGTAACAATAGCTTGTGATAATGAAACGCGCATACCTTCTAGAGATTCTCGTTGCGCGGTTGTTAATGGTAAGGTAATCGTTTGAGCAACAGGTAAATTGACATTCGATTGGCATATCGTAAGAGCATCTATATTTGAAAGTTGTGTTAAGTTATTGTACTCACTAACTTTTGCCTTAATTCGGATGCGATCGCCAGGATTAACTTGTGTCGATTGATGATAAACGAATACACCTTCTGAAGTCGCATCATTATTGTCTATTTCGTTGTCGGCACTTTGGAGAAAAAAGCCTTTGTAACCTGTTTGTTGTAATGTGTGAGTAACAACGCCCTCAGTCCAGACTACTTGCCCTGCAAGTGGCGTATTGTTGCTGTTTCCTTGTATACTTGCGATGCTTGTGAATGTATCGTTACAACGCGTGTTGTCTTGGTTATCACCTCCACCGTCAGTATTTCCGCCATCATCACCGCCATTAGTTGAACCGTTAAATGTATGTTCGCCTAGGTTTTCCAATGTATTGTTGTCATACCCTTGCCATTGATCGGCGGGGTTAAAGTCGTCAAAGGGATTGATGTCGCCAGTGGAGATTGTTGCATTTCGTATTAGCGTATTATCTTTCGTACTGGTTAACGATGTTCCCCATTGGCTACCAGGATCTTGTCCAACTTTACCAATAGAATCAATGATAATACCATTTTTCTTTAGCACGATAGCATCATCACCATTAAACAGTAAATTTCCCGTTTTTAAATCGGTTGTTGCGCTAAGATCTATATCTGTATGAGCGACGACAAAAGTGTTTTTTGCGGCAACCGATCCTGAAAGATCTATTGTCCTACCAACGACAGATTTACCGTTAAAATAGATTTCAATCTGATAGTTTGTTAAATCTACATTACTCTCGCTGGTATTAAACAACTCTATTGCTTTGTTGTAACTACTTCCTTCTATGTACTCTGAAATAAGAATATCTGCCGATGCTGTGGTAGAAAGCAGGGTAGATAAGGCTATTAGGTTTATTTTATTCATGTGATTTCGCCATTATCAATTGGATTTAGGTTTATAAGCTTTTAAAAAAGCTGACCAAATGGTAAGTCTTTATCGTTAAGGAATTGTTAATGGTCTATGTCTTCTTTATTAAATATCTATGTCAGATTTATGAAAGGTAATTACTAACAAGGTTTCAAACATTTTTTATATATTGAATTAGAGCGTGTTAACCTTTGCTGTTTGAGTTTTGTTCAAATTAAACACCTTCTGATCGCGGCACTTGGTTTATTGCATAATCATTCTATGGTTAGTTTTAAGTAACAAAGAGCAGGAGGCGTATAGTTGAATCCTTCGCTCTGTACCTGC containing:
- a CDS encoding c-type cytochrome, translating into MIKLLTTLISLSVILGSLTVIAQDYETMPPPRKLTPEQAKVAEQNYQKYCSLCHGKERQGHVNDHAPSLKSASLFQSGVPHAILRPMSYGRTGTPMGGYLDEVGGPMTLAETWNLTYWLFEQAGVDRIKLSTNPVHGDIQKGAQSYQKECATCHGKNGEGITAPALGNPSALAHNTDEFIRYAIRHGRQNTPMKAYQGVLTDQEIDNITAFLRSKASGWQDTKPILKSLPTPENYVINPKGADPSFSLKDNQYVMAEDLNEALEKKQRMVLFDTRVTSVWQTAHIKGSVPLPYYADLDIMVEDIPTDVQIVAYCSCPRAAADHVINKLKNRGYTRTAVLWEGIFGWMHLGYPVTRGDINNLTD
- a CDS encoding M14 family metallopeptidase — protein: MQNEKAYAIGTPGKKWGEEEKLQWQKLQTIKRSYQQEVVSKIEQLGEKFNITQYGALSFDEQRYPLFALTSQHFDDCKPTVLVTGGVHGYETSGVHGALLFAQQFADKYQDKVNFVIAPCLSPWGYETINRWNPLAIDPNRSFYANSPAQESAKLMMFVESLGTRLLAHFDLHETTDSDNTEFRPALAARDAETHDNWNIPDGFYLVANSAKAEPDFQKAIIEAVSKVTHIAPADDNNQLIGVPLSQKGVINYDATPLGLCMGFSDATYVTTTEVYPDSPKVDADNCNLAQATVITAGLDYILMQ
- the efpL gene encoding elongation factor P-like protein EfpL; the protein is MPKASEVKKNQAIEHNGGVYIIKDIERSVPQGRAGGSLYRMRMYDVVTGGKVDETFKDVDMLNYADLIRRPVMFSYIDGEEYVFMDNEDYTPYNLNKDNIADEVLFINEATPGIQVILVDGAPVGLDLPTSVELEVVETDPSIKGASATSRNKPATLSTGLIIQVPEHISTGDVVKINTEEKKFMGRGDK
- a CDS encoding ExeM/NucH family extracellular endonuclease; translation: MNKINLIALSTLLSTTASADILISEYIEGSSYNKAIELFNTSESNVDLTNYQIEIYFNGKSVVGRTIDLSGSVAAKNTFVVAHTDIDLSATTDLKTGNLLFNGDDAIVLKKNGIIIDSIGKVGQDPGSQWGTSLTSTKDNTLIRNATISTGDINPFDDFNPADQWQGYDNNTLENLGEHTFNGSTNGGDDGGNTDGGGDNQDNTRCNDTFTSIASIQGNSNNTPLAGQVVWTEGVVTHTLQQTGYKGFFLQSADNEIDNNDATSEGVFVYHQSTQVNPGDRIRIKAKVSEYNNLTQLSNIDALTICQSNVNLPVAQTITLPLTTAQRESLEGMRVSLSQAIVTDTYNYGRYGQFEVAPERLFTPTQIASPGEAANQLANQNANMSIVIDDGETVQNPEYLPAPAPELTTINSLRSGDTVTLIDGILSYHFGDYQILSTVPLNTQPTNARQAMPNIETLGNLRVASFNVLNYFNGDGEGGGFPTARGAKNELEFERQRQKVIAAIAALDADIVGLMEIENDGYNEKAAIADLTQGLNDYLNNPEYQFIIPKRSEMGNDAIAVGILYKVATVSPSAPAKVLNSANSALDKQGNVLFLDTKNRPMLTQLFSHKSSNSEIVVAVNHLKSKGSNCDSLGDFDKNDGQGNCNLTRTRAASAVSQFLNQEYTDKAILVIGDLNAYLKEDPITTFSQNGFNDLFTSLGKSNNYSYIFNGQLGQLDHALANATLTKQVVDIVAWPINADEPRVLDYSMAHQTPVHHTKYYAPDVYRSSDHDPIVIEMSLSTLFGDLDQDGDIDNLDLNLFLTLISSGELTDLAYDFNGDKQLSRRDIRGYMKLCTRTRCATE